From a single Leopardus geoffroyi isolate Oge1 chromosome E1, O.geoffroyi_Oge1_pat1.0, whole genome shotgun sequence genomic region:
- the LOC123603677 gene encoding keratin-associated protein 9-1-like has product MTHSCCSSCCQPTCCRTTCCRTTCCQPSGCGSSGYGSSCCQPCCRPTCCHTTCCRTTCCQPSCCGCSGCGHNCGGSSGCGSSCCQPCCCPACCHTTCCRTTCCQPSCCGSSGCGHNCGGSSGCGSSCCQPCCCPTCCHTTCCRTTCCQPSCCGSSGCGSSGCGQN; this is encoded by the coding sequence ATGACCCACTCGTGCTGCTCCTCTTGCTGCCAGCCTACGTGCtgcaggaccacctgctgccggaccacctgctgccagcccagcggctgtgggtccagcggctatgggtccagctgctgccagccttgctgccgcccAACCTGCTGTCAcaccacctgctgccggaccacctgctgccagcccagctgctgtgggTGTAGCGGCTGTGGACACAACTGCGGTGGGTCTAGCGGCTGTggttccagctgctgccagccttgctgctgcCCAGCTTGCTGTCAcaccacctgctgccggaccacctgctgccagcccagctgctgtgggtccagcggctgtgGACACAACTGCGGTGGGTCTAGCGGCTGTGGGTcgagctgctgccagccttgctgctgcCCAACTTGCTGTCAtaccacctgctgccggaccacctgctgccagcccagctgttgtgggtccagcggctgtgggtccagcggctgtgGACAAAACTGA
- the LOC123603684 gene encoding keratin-associated protein 9-1-like, with product MTHSCCSSCCQPTCCRTTCCRTTCCQPSGCGSSGYGSSCCQPCCRPTCCHTTCCRTTCCQPSCCGSSGCGHNCGGSSGCGSSCCQPCCCPACCHTTCCRTTCCQPSCCGSSGCGHNCGGSSGCGSSCCQPCCCPTCCHTTCCRTTCCQPSCCGSSGCGSSGCGQN from the coding sequence ATGACCCACTCGTGCTGCTCCTCTTGCTGCCAGCCTACGTGCtgcaggaccacctgctgccggaccacctgctgccagcccagcggctgtgggtccagcggctatgggtccagctgctgccagccttgctgccgcccAACCTGCTGTCAcaccacctgctgccggaccacctgctgccagcccagctgctgtgggtccagcggctgtgGACACAACTGCGGTGGGTCTAGCGGCTGTggttccagctgctgccagccttgctgctgcCCAGCTTGCTGTCAcaccacctgctgccggaccacctgctgccagcccagctgctgtgggtccagcggctgtgGACACAACTGCGGTGGGTCTAGCGGCTGTGGGTcgagctgctgccagccttgctgctgcCCAACTTGCTGTCAtaccacctgctgccggaccacctgctgccagcccagctgttgtgggtccagcggctgtgggtccagcggctgtgGACAAAACTGA